Proteins from one Hemicordylus capensis ecotype Gifberg chromosome 7, rHemCap1.1.pri, whole genome shotgun sequence genomic window:
- the HAMP gene encoding hepcidin: MKLQLVAIIFILLSAATKNLCAFKMQTEAEKDLARLETQKSEILAETSGLQTLLRRSKRFNSHFPICTYCCNCCKNKGCGYCCRT, from the exons ATGAAACTCCAACTGGTCGCCATAATCTTCATTCTTCTCAGTGCTGCCACAAAAAACCTCTGTGCCTTCAAAATGCAG ACAGAAGCTGAGAAAGACCTTGCCCGCTTGGAAACACAAAAATCAGAGATTTTGGCAGAGACCTCTGGCTTGCAG ACACTGCTCCGGAGATCCAAGCGCTTCAACAGCCACTTCCCCATCTGTACCTACTGCTGCAATTGCTGTAAGAACAAGGGGTGCGGCTATTGCTGTAGGACATGA